In Lathamus discolor isolate bLatDis1 chromosome 1, bLatDis1.hap1, whole genome shotgun sequence, the following are encoded in one genomic region:
- the NAT8L gene encoding N-acetylaspartate synthetase isoform X2 yields the protein MHCLSPKMVCETKIVAEDHESIPGSKKDTIIVSSSQMWPSLAGSPSSPPPTLSSPKEDPKRDNVYIREFHPSEQEVVRRIFYEGIMERIPNTAFRGLKQQPLTQLLYGLLAGSCFWVAVLDGNVVGIVAARGNEEDNTVELRRMSVDSNYRGKGIAKALGRKVLEFAMLNNYSSVVLGTTAVKMAAHRLYESLGFKHVGVVEHYALPGMTRSLLERMFFQLRYHRYRLQLREE from the exons ATGCATTGTCTGTCTCCCAAGATGGTTTGTGAGACCAAGATTGTGGCGGAAGATCATGAATCAATCCCGGGATCTAAAAAAGACACGATCATTGTTTCTTCCTCCCAAATGTGGCCCTCTCTGGCGggctccccttcctcccctccgcCAACCCTCAGCTCCCCAAAAGAGGATCCCAAGCGCGACAATGTCTATATCCGCGAATTCCATCCCTCCGAGCAGGAGGTGGTGCGCCGCATATTTTACGAGGGGATCATGGAGCGGATCCCCAACACGGCGTTCAGggggctgaagcagcagccccTCACCCAGCTGCTCTACGGACTGCTGGCCG GCTCCTGCTTCTGGGTCGCCGTCCTGGACGGCAACGTGGTGGGGATCGTGGCAGCACGGGGCAACGAGGAGGACAACACCGTGGAGCTGCGCCGCATGTCCGTCGACTCCAACTACCGCGGCAAAGGGATCGCCAAGGCCCTGGGCCGCAAAGTGCTGGAGTTTGCCATGCTCAACAACTACTCCTCCGTCGTGCTGGGAACCACGGCCGTGAAGATGGCGGCCCACAGGCTCTACGAGTCCTTGGGGTTCAAGCATGTGGGTGTTGTTGAACATTACGCCCTGCCGGGGATGACGCGCTCCTTACTGGAGAGAATGTTCTTCCAGCTCCGCTACCACCGCTACCGCCTGCAGCTGCGGGAAGAATAG
- the NAT8L gene encoding N-acetylaspartate synthetase isoform X1: protein MHCLSPKMVCETKIVAEDHESIPGSKKDTIIVSSSQMWPSLAGSPSSPPPTLSSPKEDPKRDNVYIREFHPSEQEVVRRIFYEGIMERIPNTAFRGLKQQPLTQLLYGLLAVICFVVTKSFLLTCCLPIFLMGMRYYFSRKVILHYLDCALHTDMSDIEQYYMKPPGSCFWVAVLDGNVVGIVAARGNEEDNTVELRRMSVDSNYRGKGIAKALGRKVLEFAMLNNYSSVVLGTTAVKMAAHRLYESLGFKHVGVVEHYALPGMTRSLLERMFFQLRYHRYRLQLREE from the exons ATGCATTGTCTGTCTCCCAAGATGGTTTGTGAGACCAAGATTGTGGCGGAAGATCATGAATCAATCCCGGGATCTAAAAAAGACACGATCATTGTTTCTTCCTCCCAAATGTGGCCCTCTCTGGCGggctccccttcctcccctccgcCAACCCTCAGCTCCCCAAAAGAGGATCCCAAGCGCGACAATGTCTATATCCGCGAATTCCATCCCTCCGAGCAGGAGGTGGTGCGCCGCATATTTTACGAGGGGATCATGGAGCGGATCCCCAACACGGCGTTCAGggggctgaagcagcagccccTCACCCAGCTGCTCTACGGACTGCTGGCCG TAATATGCTTTGTTGTGACCAAGTCCTTCCTGCTGACCTGCTGCTTGCCCATCTTTCTGATGGGCATGAGGTACTACTTCAGTAGAAAAGTTATCCTGCACTATCTCGATTGTGCGCTGCATACAGACATGTCCGATATTGAGCAATATTACATGAAACCGCCAG GCTCCTGCTTCTGGGTCGCCGTCCTGGACGGCAACGTGGTGGGGATCGTGGCAGCACGGGGCAACGAGGAGGACAACACCGTGGAGCTGCGCCGCATGTCCGTCGACTCCAACTACCGCGGCAAAGGGATCGCCAAGGCCCTGGGCCGCAAAGTGCTGGAGTTTGCCATGCTCAACAACTACTCCTCCGTCGTGCTGGGAACCACGGCCGTGAAGATGGCGGCCCACAGGCTCTACGAGTCCTTGGGGTTCAAGCATGTGGGTGTTGTTGAACATTACGCCCTGCCGGGGATGACGCGCTCCTTACTGGAGAGAATGTTCTTCCAGCTCCGCTACCACCGCTACCGCCTGCAGCTGCGGGAAGAATAG